In a single window of the Serratia quinivorans genome:
- the rutF gene encoding FMN reductase (NADH) RutF: MQSQTLLADTPLQSPYVEKQDFRDAMARLGSAVNIITTDGPAGRAGFTASAVCSVTDTPPTLLVCLNRSASVYSVFKQNQTLCVNTLAAEHESLSNLFGGKTPMELRFSAARWSTLATGSPILHGAVVSFDCQIGQIVSVGTHDIFFCQALALTRNDDSHGLAYFDRRYHSLLKQ; this comes from the coding sequence ATGCAAAGCCAAACGCTGCTTGCCGATACGCCACTACAGTCGCCGTATGTAGAAAAACAGGACTTCCGCGACGCCATGGCGCGCCTGGGATCGGCAGTCAATATCATCACCACCGATGGCCCTGCCGGCCGGGCCGGTTTTACCGCTTCGGCTGTCTGCAGCGTCACCGACACGCCACCAACCTTGTTGGTGTGCCTGAACCGTTCCGCGTCGGTCTATTCGGTGTTCAAACAAAACCAGACGCTGTGCGTCAATACGCTGGCCGCGGAGCACGAGTCGTTGTCGAATCTGTTCGGCGGTAAAACCCCGATGGAGCTGCGATTCTCCGCGGCACGCTGGTCTACGCTGGCAACCGGATCCCCCATTCTGCACGGTGCGGTGGTCTCGTTCGACTGCCAAATCGGCCAGATTGTCAGCGTCGGCACCCACGACATTTTTTTCTGCCAGGCGCTGGCGCTGACGCGTAATGACGACAGCCACGGTCTGGCCTATTTCGACCGGCGCTACCACTCGCTGTTGAAACAATGA
- the rutG_1 gene encoding Putative pyrimidine permease RutG, whose protein sequence is MANTWFPQWRMKQGSLDGSIVAPDERLSLAQTLVMGLQHAVAMFGATVLMPLLMGFDANLAILMSGIGTLLFFLVVGGRVPSYLGSSAAFVGLVIALTGYSGQGANPNIALALGGIIACGLVYLLIGLVVMSVGTRWIERLMPPVVTGAVVMAIGLNLAPIAVRSVSASNFDSWMAVTTILCIGSVAVFTRGLMQRLLILVGLIAAYLIYVLATNGFGLGKPVDYSALSQAA, encoded by the coding sequence ATGGCGAATACCTGGTTTCCCCAATGGCGCATGAAACAAGGCAGTCTGGACGGTTCGATTGTCGCGCCCGATGAACGGCTTTCGCTGGCGCAAACGCTGGTGATGGGTTTGCAACATGCGGTGGCGATGTTTGGTGCCACGGTACTGATGCCACTGCTGATGGGCTTTGACGCCAATCTGGCCATTCTGATGTCCGGCATCGGCACGCTGCTGTTTTTCCTGGTGGTGGGCGGCCGGGTACCAAGCTACCTCGGTTCCAGCGCGGCGTTTGTCGGGCTGGTGATCGCTCTGACCGGTTACAGCGGCCAGGGCGCTAACCCGAATATTGCGCTGGCGCTCGGCGGCATTATCGCCTGTGGCCTGGTGTATCTGCTGATCGGCCTGGTGGTGATGAGCGTGGGTACCCGTTGGATCGAACGCCTGATGCCGCCGGTGGTGACCGGTGCCGTGGTGATGGCGATCGGCCTTAACCTGGCGCCTATCGCGGTGCGCAGCGTTTCAGCCTCCAACTTTGACAGTTGGATGGCGGTGACCACTATTTTGTGTATTGGCTCGGTCGCGGTATTCACCCGCGGGCTGATGCAGCGGCTGTTGATCCTGGTGGGATTGATCGCCGCCTATTTAATCTACGTGTTAGCCACCAACGGCTTTGGGCTTGGCAAGCCGGTGGATTACAGCGCACTAAGCCAGGCAGCCTGA
- the rutG_2 gene encoding Putative pyrimidine permease RutG: MLLIAPVAIILVAENLGHVKAVAGMTGRDLDPYIGRAFVGDGLATMLSGSVGGTGVTTYAENIGVMSVTKIYSTLVFVAAALVAIVLGFSPKFGALIHTIPGPVLGGASVVVFGLIAVAGARIWVQNKVDLGDNGNLIMVAVTLVLGAGDFALTIGNFTMGGIGTATFGAIILNALLRRRKALPLADSAVR; this comes from the coding sequence ATGTTGCTGATTGCCCCGGTGGCGATCATTCTGGTGGCGGAAAATCTCGGGCATGTCAAAGCGGTGGCGGGCATGACCGGCCGCGATCTTGACCCTTATATCGGCCGCGCCTTCGTCGGCGACGGGCTGGCGACCATGCTCTCCGGTTCGGTGGGCGGTACCGGGGTGACGACCTATGCCGAGAATATCGGCGTAATGTCAGTAACCAAAATTTACTCTACGTTGGTGTTTGTCGCGGCGGCGTTAGTAGCGATTGTGCTGGGGTTTTCACCAAAATTCGGCGCTCTGATCCACACCATTCCCGGCCCGGTTTTGGGTGGCGCCTCGGTGGTAGTGTTCGGTCTGATCGCCGTCGCCGGTGCGCGCATCTGGGTGCAAAACAAAGTAGACCTGGGCGATAACGGCAACCTGATTATGGTTGCGGTCACGCTGGTGCTGGGTGCAGGCGATTTTGCACTGACTATCGGCAACTTCACCATGGGCGGGATAGGCACGGCCACTTTCGGGGCCATTATCCTTAATGCCCTGCTGCGCAGGCGTAAAGCGCTGCCGCTGGCAGACAGTGCCGTACGTTAA